Part of the Sodalinema gerasimenkoae IPPAS B-353 genome is shown below.
GTGGGTTCTCCCCATTCTTTTGGGTTAAAAATACAAAAACAGATTCAACCCCGGAATCGTCCGCGACAACGTCCAAAACAACAAACTAATATAGAGAATCCCCAGCCCCCATTGATACCATGCCAACGCCGTAATCAACCCCGGCAGATGCCGATCGCGCAAGCGAATATCATTAAAGCCAAACTTCAGTAAATTATTGAGACTAAAATCATAATAATTCAACCAGCCCCAACGGCGATCGAACAAAATCGGTTCAAAGCGATCGCGGAAAAAGGGAAACCGGGGCATAATTGGCAAACGACTAATCATCAACCGCAACTCCCGAAAGGCCCCATCCTCAACAAAATAAGAGATATCCATCAAATCATGGTAGCGCCCTTGCTGATACATCCGCAGGGTCAACAGTCCCGGAATTGGCAACATCACCACCGCCAAACAGGCCAACGTCAACCCCGGCTGGGGGGAACTCTGGACAATATCAATCACGCCAATACTCACAACAACGCCCGTTGTCACCAGCACACAGAAACTCTCATAAACCGTTGGTAGAATCCGTTGAGGCCGCAGACGACGATAGCGATCAATAAACCAAAAGAGACAAGCAAAATAGGCGATCACGATCGCCCCCACCCCAAACACCAAGGCAAAACTGGTTCCATAGCGACTCAAAGCCAACAACACCGTCACAAACACCAATTTCAAGGCTAAATAAAGTCGTATCTTCCACGAGGTTGGGGGTACGGCAATCAGGCGATCGCGCACCTGGGTATAGGTATTCAACGACACCGTCTCCAAACTCAGCATCTCACTTAAACTGGAAAATAACTGCTCCTGACGATGCTGTACAATCTCGGAAATCTGAACCTGAGAAAAACCAATTTGTCGCAAGGTCTCGCGAGATGCCGTATTTAAATTACTGGCAAACACCCGTTTGAATAAATCTCGCTGCACCAAAATAATGCGTTTGTAATTAACCTGATTAGCATCCTCAATTTGCTCTAAATCCCGAAAGTTACGGACGAGATTGATTAACAGATTTTCGTTGCCTTGCAATGTGGGGATTGACAATACCCGTCCAATTTTTCCAGGATTGCCAATAATCTGAGACTCATTAGCATCAAAGGTTAAATTAGAGATATTTAAATACGCCTCTGACATAAACTGAGCATCACTAAAATCTAACAGCTTCTGAAAACGTCCTCCTCGGAAATTGATAAACTTCAAAAACTGTGCCTCTCGAAAACTAAGGCTATCTAAAATCATGGCATTCGTGAAATAAAGGACTTTCACAAATTTAGATTTGGAAAAATCTCCACGATTGCGCCAGTCTGTATCTGAGAAATCAGCAGTCTCCAGCCATTTACTGCCTGCAAAATCGGCAAAATCTTTGAATTGACTACTTCTGAAATTACCACCTCCTTCAAAGGTCGCTCCCGTCAAATCAAGTTCACCCTGAAATTGAACCCGATTCAAATCCACATCCGTAAAAAAGATACTATTATGAAACCGAACTGGTCGTAGAAACTGCGCTTGCGTTAACTTAAACCGCTTACTAAATCGAGATTCCGCCGCCTGCACTTCGCCCCGAAATATGGCACCTCGTCCCTCAATCCCCCCTAATAAGAACGTATTACTCCAATCTACATTATCTAAAAACTGGGTTCCTTCTAACACTAACTGCCCCCGAAATAAACGCACCTGAAAATTCGGTCGAGCGCTATCCTGGGATGTCGAAAGGATGCTACTCGATAATTGCTGTAACTGAGAACGACGACGGCGATCGCGCTCAAGTTGCTTGCGCTCATTTTCCGACAACAATAAGGATAATTGCTGCCCATATAAAGGCACATTCAAACTCAGAGGTTGAATTCTAAAAGTCCCGCGAATGTTTGAACCCGTTAAATCCAATCGGGGTTGCAACGAGGGACGATTGAGATACGGGCGTAACTGCCGATAAAAGTAATCCGCAAAGGGTTCCCCCGTCTCCCCTAGAGAACTCCCACGTAAATCAATGGTGACTTGGCTTAAATCAATCACCGGCTGGCCCTGATCCGGTCTCACCCTCTCCAGCCGTTGCTGTAACATTGCCTCAGTTAACAATGGGGGGTCTATCCCCTCAGCCAGCGCCGCCGGCGAGACGCACATCATAGCCATAATCACCAAAATCCCAATCGCCGCAATTCCTGCCAGCGATCGCCCCAATAGGAGCCTCAAAATAGGACGATAGAAAACAGACCGGTAAGATGGCCCTAGCAGATCGTACAAAAAACTCATGCAAGTACAAACCCCAGATTGGGTTAAGCACGCCGTATTCTATCAAATCTTTCCCGATCGCTTCGCCAAAGCCGATCCCCCCTCGGGGAGCTATCTCCCAACCCCCACCCAGTTTGAACCCTGGAATGAGCCACCCACCGCCCAAGGCTATAAAGGCGGTAACCTCTGGGGTGTCATTGAAAAATTAGACTATCTCCAAGAGTTAGGAATCACCGCCATCTACCTAACGCCCATCTTCCAATCCGCCTGTAACCATCGCTACCACACCCACGACTACTATCAAATTGACCCTATCCTCGGCGGAAACGAAGCCTTCGAGGCCCTCCTCGATCGCGCCCACGCCCGAAATATTAAAGTGGTCATCGATGGGGTATTTAACCATGCCAGTCGGGGCTTCTACTTCTTCAACGATATCCTGGAAAACGGCCCCTACTCCCCCTGGCTAGACTGGTTCCGTATCGAGAAATGGCCCCTGAGCGCCTATGACGGCGATCGCCCCGCCAATTACGTCAGTTGGGTCGGTAATCGCGCCCTGCCCCAATTCAACCACGATAACCCCGAAGTTCGGGAATATATCATGCAGGTGGGAGAACATTGGATTCGCCAAGGTGTTGACGGCTGGCGCTTAGACGTTCCCTTTGAAGTCAAAACCCCCGGCTTCTGGGTGGAATTTCGCGATCGCATCAAAGCCCTCAACCCCGACGCCTATATCGTAGGAGAAGTCTGGAAAGATGCCGCCCAATGGCTCGACGGACGGCAATTTGACGCCGTCATGAACTACGAATTCACCGGCCCCACCATCGCCTACGTCGCCGGCGATCGCGTCGTCCGAGAACTGGTAGAGTTTCATGATTATGACCCCTACCCCGCCCTCAGCGCCGAAGACTACGGGCAAAAAATGCAAGATCTCCTCAAACTGTATCCCTGGGAGATCCAACTCGTACAACTCAACCTGCTCGACAGTCACGACACTCCGCGCATGGTTACCCTCGCCAGCGAAGATCTCCCCAGCTTCAAGCTAGCCGCCCTACTCAAAATGACCTTCCCCGGCGCTCCCTGTATCTACTACGGCGACGAAGTGGGAGTCAATGGCGGTCATGATCCCGACTGTCGCAAAACCTTCCCCGAGTCCTCCCAATGGAACCGGGAGATCTATCAAATGTATCAACAGCTCATCACCCTGCGCCATCACTACCTCGCCCTAAGAACCGGCAACTACGAGATTTTACTCGCCCAGGATAGCCTCTACGCCTTCGTACGGACCCTCGCCGACGCCGAAGATGTCATCATCGCCATCAACGCCGGAGAACAGCCCGAACAACTCACCCTAGAACCCCTATCCCCCAATCCCAAATCCCTAGAATTAAAATATGGCGATCGCTCCACCGCCCAAAGTCTCACCAGCCAAGGAACCACCATCTCCTTTGAACTCCCCCCCCGTTCCGGCTGCATCCTAGCCAACACCTAACACCAGCCAAAACCCGAGAATAGGCCAACACCACCTATCCTCGGGTTCCCCTCCATCTCCTCCCTTCCTCTGTGTCCTCGGGCGACCACAAGGGTTCGCCCCTACCTGGTTCCCCTACTGCCTAGGGCGACCACAAGGGTTCGCCCCTACCTGGTTCCCCTACTGCCTAGGGCGACCACAAGGGTTCGCCCCTACCTGGTTCCCCTACTGCCTAGGGCGACCACAAGGGTTCGCCCCTACCTGGTTCCCCTACTGCCTAGGGCGACCACAAGGGTTCGCCCCTACGTCTTTTCTCTATTGCCTGTTCCCTGTTCCCTGTTCCCTCCCCCCTACTGCCTTCCCCTCCTACTTCTCCCGAATCTCCCCATCCTCCAAATAGGTCACCGAATCCGCCACATCCAGAATCCGAGGATCATGAGTCACCATTAACACCGTCACATCATCATCAATTGCCAAGCGACGCAATAACTCCATCACCGCATGACCGCTTTTGGAATCCAACGCCGCCGTTGGTTCGTCCGCCATAACAATCTCCGGTTGCGTCACCAACGCTCGGGCGATCGCCACCCGTTGTTTTTGCCCCCCAGACAAGTCCCGAGGGCGATTTTGACCTTTATCCCCCAAACCGACCCGCTCCAGCATCTCCTGAGCCGACTGACGGGCATTGCGTCCATGAATCCCTTGGAGATTGAGAGCCACTTCCACATTTTCCGCCGCCGTCAGGGCCGGGAAGAGATTAAAGCCTTGAAAGATAAAGCCCAAGCGATTTAAGCGAAACTGAGACAACTGTTGCCGAGACATACGAGTAATTTCCTCGCCCAGCAGACAGACTGAGCCGGCCGTCGGTGCCAACAGTCCCGCCAGAATCGACAGCAGGGTCGTTTTCCCCGAACCAGACGGTCCCATGAGCAGTTGCACCTGACCCCGCTCAATCATGAGATCCACCTGTTTGAGAATCTGAATCCGCTTATGACCGGCAAGGTACGACATTTCTACGCCCGTCGCGGCGATCGCCATCCGTCCTTCGGACAATGACTTGACCAAAGGGGAACTGGGACAGGGATCCTGAGTCGAACGCTGAGTAGACACCGGGAGTTTAAAAGGGGAGACAATCATAGATACAAGCTTCTAGGCGAAATATAAGTTGCGGTGTGAGAGATCCCAACGTGATTTAGGGATGTCAAAGAGCGGAACCCAGAAAAGTAGCTTCATCATTAAACGATTTTCTAGATATTTCAAGCGATCCCGCCAAAATTTTGTCTAAGCTTTAAATACAATGGCTGGATCGACCCGCGTGACCTTCTGAATTGCAAAAAAGCCAGATCCAACACACATCACCGTTGTCAGCAGGAAAATCCCCGCAGCCGAGGCGGGCGTAATCAAGATGATGATGCCCATACTCGAACTGACCCATTGGGACAACCCCAGACACAGAGCCATCCCCGGCAGATAACCTAACACCGCCATCCAGAGCGCTTGTTCGATGATGACTCGATAGAGCACCCAATCCGAGGCTCCCATGGCCTTCAACGTACCAAACTCCTTCAGGCGATCGGAAACGGAGGAATAGAGAATTTGCCCAACAATGGCAATTCCGACAACAACACCCAATCCAGCCCCAAAGCCTAACACAAAGCCGATCCCCGTGCGGTTTTGCCAGTAGTCGCGGGTGCGTTGGGCCAGTTCCTGACTGGTGAAGGCCTGGGTTCCTGGGAGAGCCTCATTCAGCCGTTGTTTTAACCCTTGCAAATCTTCCCCGGCCTCAGCTCGGATCAGAATATGGGTTAGGGCATCAGAACGCCGTAAGGGGGAGGGCGTTGGAGGTGGCTCGATCGCCTCAGAGGAGGTTCTCGGTTGCCGCTGATAGGTGTTAGTACAGGCCATGTTGCCATCTGTATCTACCTGGCAATTGACCGAGGTACCGATTCCGGTAGTAGCATAGGTGTTGGCGGTTTCTAGGGATGTAAAAACAAATACGCTAGAGGCGATCGATTGGGTCCCCTCAGTCACTCCCACCACCTCAGCGGGCAACGAGTTGATCATCCCGCGATCGCCGAGTCCCTCTAAGTTCAATGCGTCAAGCTGGGAGTCATCAACAATAATGGTGTAGGGAGTTTGCAGTCGCGCGAGACTCCCTTGGGTGAGGTTCCAAGGAGAAAACAGTTCGCCTCCGGGATCGAAGCCAATCAGGCGTAAGGGGGCGATGGTTCCTCCAGGCCCATTCCATTGTCCTGGAGGCAAGAGTAGGGGTTCTGCGAGGGCAACTCCCTCGACTTCCCGAGCTTGAAAGAGAAGTTCAACGGGAAGGGATGGCGTTAACTCGAAATAGACCATCTCTTCCGAGGAGATCCAAATATCCGCTTCAGAGCGCTCGGGAATTAAGGCCGTTGATTTGAGAAATCCGCGAAAAATCCCCATCTGCACAGTCACAAGGGTGACCGCAAAGACGATTCCGGCTTGGGCAATCAAGAAGCGAGGGATATCCTCAAGGAGATTTTTACGCGCAAGGGAAGCCATGAGCGGTAAGGGCGGTAGAGGAACGGTGATGACAAGTGAATCGGGGCCAGGGGTGAGGTCATAGAATAGACCGCTAATCTCACCTCTTCTTCTAGCCTAATGGAAGATTCAAAAGTCGCACAGTGGGGGGTTGACAGATTTTAAAATGTCAGATCGGCCCGCTGGCTTCGGTTCACTCTTGGCTCTGTGGCTGACTAAGTTGCCTTGTCGTGCCGATGGCATGGGGAGGCTCAGGTCGTCGGCCAGATGTCAAATTGGCATAAATCCTGGGTCGCTTCCCGGAAGGTCTCGACATGATTAACCTCTGCCATCGCTGGCCCGTGATGACACCAGGCGATGGCAGTTTGAACGGAGGTAGGCGCACCTTCAAAAACGGCTTCAACTGAACCATCGCGGCGGTTGCGAACCCATCCAGACACCCCCAGTTCTCGCGCTTTCTGTTGCGTGGAATACCGGAAGCCAACCCCTTGAACTCGTCCAGAAATCAAGACTCGGATTGCGGTGGCGGGCAGATCATTGAGAGTCTCGTGGCTGGTCATGCGCTGAAAATTTTGGGCTTCAGCTTCTAATTATAGGGCTGAGTCGTTTACAGCGGCTCTATCTTTGGTCTTATTGGCAAGTTGTCCAGTTTGGAGGGTCTCCTTGAAAGAGATTTAACTCAATCCAAGAGCCATCACCATAGGGTAATAGGGAAATCAGAGGGTCAGTTTGTCCAGTACGCAATCCCTCTAGATTTCCGGTGTCGGTTTTCCAAAGTTTTAAGGTTCGTTCTAGGCTGCTGCTGGCGAGGGATGTGCCCTCTTCACTGATGGCCAGCGATCGCACGGGGCCGGAATGGGCGTTGAGATGATAGCAGAGGTTTCCACTGGCGACATCCCAAACATCCACCTGTCCATTTTGCAAGCCACAGCCCACTTGAGAGCCATCAGGGGATAGGGTAATGCTGGAGATGCCCTCCCGAACTTTGGAGAAGATTAGGCTGGCTGTATTGTCTTGCCATTGCCAAACCCGAAGGCGGCGATCGGTCCCGGTACTAGCAAAGGTATTTCCGGGGGTGGAAATGGCTAAAAAACGCACGGCGCCATCATGGGCATGAAAGGACTGCTGTTTCTGCCCCGTCTCAACTTGCCAAATCGCAATGGTCCCTTCTTGCCCGCCACAAATCAGCCATTTCCCGGAGGCATCTAGCAAAATGGTAGTCACACCACTAGCTAGGCCCGGCAACGATCGCAGGAGTTGACCATTGGGGGCGTGACAGGTGCGATAAATGCTATCAGTATCCTGGGTCGATAGGGTTTGCCCTTCTGAGTTTAAGTTGGAGGGGGTGGTGGACCAACTGCGGCCCCCCAGAACCTCTTGCAGTTGGCTCTCCTGAAAACGCCAGAGTTTTAAGCGGCCATCATAACTGGTGGTGGCTAAGGTTTTGCCATCGGCGGCGATCGCCACGGGATAAGTATAATTGGAGCCGCCCATCAGGGGCAGAAGCCAGGTATCTAAGGAACGGGGTGGCTGGGGTTGGGCCAGTTGGATATAGCCGTCTAACCCTCCCCCATACCAGAGATGGTCTAAGGTGAATGACCCCTGGGGGGGCAGGCGATCGCTGGGCAAGAAGCCTAAAATGATTGGGTGATAGTCCTGATAGGCATCGTCAAGAGACTCTTCAACGGCCACCCAAATCAGTAAATCGCAGCCATTGACCTCCTCAGGACGGATTAAATCAGAGGTGGCTGGCCCCGACACCGCCAGCACCTGAACTCGCGGAACCCAAGCCTGAGGGGTTGACCCTTCCTCGCGCCAATAAAAGTGATTGGGGGTCTCCTCAATGGGGTTGAGTCCCTTAGACCAAATTAGGGTGACGGCGGTGTTGGCTAACTCCTCTAAGAGATACTGTTCCCACAACTGGTTAACGGACACCGTTGGATCTGACGAGAGGATGCGTTGACGACAGTGGGAGCGAATCTGACTGAGGCGATCGCCACCAATTGTCACCTGTTCTGACCACACCCCGGGATGACCGTGATTCAGGAGTAAGGGGGAACCTGGACTCTGGCGCAGTTCTTGCAAGCGTTTAATAAAGTCCAATTGTTGCCTATGCAGGGGAATCGTCCAGTCCATGAGGGTCATCCATCAAAATGGTCGGGGATACTCTGCTATCTTGGCATGGATTGTGGCCCCCCTTGGAGCTTGCCCCTAGGGCGATCGCCGTGAAAAACCATTCCCCCTTGGCTGTTCCCTGAGATACAATCAACCGGGAGTCTCTCTCCGTGATCACGTCAATAGTTCTCGACTGCTGACCCGAAGATCTCCCTAAAAGCTCCCAGACTGTTAACTTTCCGGTCAGTGTGGGACGATACTGTTAATAAACCTTAATCTTAAAACGTCTATGGATGTTGCCAACCTTGCCTCTCAGCTCAATGCTGAGACGATTTTGCCAGAGGGCATCGTTCTGACAACCCTCCTGCTCGTCCTCATTGGTGATCTCATCAGCGGCCGCAAATCCGCCAAATGGACGCCTTATGTGGCGATTGTCGGTCTGTTAGCTGCTGTGGCTGCTCTGGCCCTGCAATGGGATAACCCCACTCCCCTAGGATTTTTAGGGGCCTTCAATAGTGACCCCTTAAGTTTGATCTTTCGCGGCATTATTGCCCTGTCCACGGCTGTCACGCTGCTGATGTCGGTTCGCTATGTGGAGCAAAGTGGAACCTCCCTGGCGGAGTTTATCGCCATTTTGATGACAGCCACCCTTGGCGGGATGTTTCTCGCGGGGGCCAATGAACTGGTTACGGTGTTTGTGGCCCTCGAAACTCTCAGTATCTCCTCCTACCTGCTGACGGGGTATATGAAACGGGACACCCGCTCCAATGAAGCGGCCCTAAAATACTTGTTGATTGGAGCCTCGAGTTCGGCAGTCTTCCTCTATGGAGTATCCCTCCTCTACGGACTCTCCAGTGGACAAACCCAACTCGATGAAATTGCCGTTGTAATCGCCAATAGCCCCGACTCTCAGGCAATTGGCATGGCGATCGCCCTGGTCTTTACGATTACCGGTATTGCCTTCAAAATCTCGGCGGTTCCCTTCCACCAATGGACACCTGATGTCTATGAAGGCTCTCCCACGCCCGTGGTGGCCTTCCTCTCCGTTGGCTCAAAAGCCGCCGGATTTGCGATCGCCATTCGCTTACTGGTGACCGCCTTTGGCTCGATGACGGATCAATGGCATTTTGTCTTTACGGCCCTGGCCATCCTGAGTATGGTCTTGGGAAATGTCGTGGCCCTGGCCCAAACCAGCATGAAACGGATGTTGGCCTACTCCTCCATCGCCCAAGCGGGATTCGTCACCATTGGCCTCCTGGCGGGAACCGATGCCGGCTATGCCAGCATGATGTTCTATCTCATGGTTTACCTGTTTATGAACCTGGGAGCCTTCACCTGTGTGATTCTCTTCTCCTTACGGACGGGAACCGATCGCATTAGTGAATATGCCGGACTCTATCAGAAAGATCCCCTCCTCACCCTCGGCTTAAGCATCTGTCTGTTGTCCCTCGGTGGGATTCCCCCCCTAGCGGGTTTCTTCGGCAAAATCTATCTCTTCTGGGCCGGTTGGCAAGCGGGACTCTATGGCCTAGTCCTGTTGGGATTAGTCACCAGTGTGGTCTCGATTTACTACTACATTCGCGTCGTCAAGATGATGGTGGTCAAAGAACCCCAGGAAATGTCTGATGTTGTGCGCAATTATCCCGAGGTTCGCTGGAATTTGCCGGGAATGCGGCCGCTACAGGTGGGATTAGTGGTGGCATTAGTCTTTACCTCGGTGGCGGGGATTCTCTCTAATCCCCTGTTTACCTTGGCTAATGATGCGGTCATCAAATCCCCAGTCTTGCAATCAGCAACGACGGAGGTTCCCACGGTGGCCACAGTCATCCAAGCCCCAGACCTCTAAGGCTTTAAGACTGGCGTGCTGCCTTTGATTCACCTCCTCCACCCCCGATCCGGCACGCCAGTCGGGGGATTTTTCCCTATCAATTGCGCCGGGATTTGCGATAAAATCGAAGACTACGCCTACCACAAAAACGCTGCCCGTAATGAGTAAGGGAACACTATTCGATAAAGTCTGGCAAACGCACCGTGTCGGGGCATTGCCGTCAGGACAAACACAATTATTTATCGGGCTACATCTGATTCACGAAGTCACCAGCCCTCAGGCTTTTGCCATGTTGCGGGAACGGGGCCTAACAGTCCCATTTCCTGAGCGAACTCTGGCAACGGTGGATCACATCGTCCCCACGGAAAATCAGG
Proteins encoded:
- a CDS encoding pentapeptide repeat-containing protein, which encodes MYDLLGPSYRSVFYRPILRLLLGRSLAGIAAIGILVIMAMMCVSPAALAEGIDPPLLTEAMLQQRLERVRPDQGQPVIDLSQVTIDLRGSSLGETGEPFADYFYRQLRPYLNRPSLQPRLDLTGSNIRGTFRIQPLSLNVPLYGQQLSLLLSENERKQLERDRRRRSQLQQLSSSILSTSQDSARPNFQVRLFRGQLVLEGTQFLDNVDWSNTFLLGGIEGRGAIFRGEVQAAESRFSKRFKLTQAQFLRPVRFHNSIFFTDVDLNRVQFQGELDLTGATFEGGGNFRSSQFKDFADFAGSKWLETADFSDTDWRNRGDFSKSKFVKVLYFTNAMILDSLSFREAQFLKFINFRGGRFQKLLDFSDAQFMSEAYLNISNLTFDANESQIIGNPGKIGRVLSIPTLQGNENLLINLVRNFRDLEQIEDANQVNYKRIILVQRDLFKRVFASNLNTASRETLRQIGFSQVQISEIVQHRQEQLFSSLSEMLSLETVSLNTYTQVRDRLIAVPPTSWKIRLYLALKLVFVTVLLALSRYGTSFALVFGVGAIVIAYFACLFWFIDRYRRLRPQRILPTVYESFCVLVTTGVVVSIGVIDIVQSSPQPGLTLACLAVVMLPIPGLLTLRMYQQGRYHDLMDISYFVEDGAFRELRLMISRLPIMPRFPFFRDRFEPILFDRRWGWLNYYDFSLNNLLKFGFNDIRLRDRHLPGLITALAWYQWGLGILYISLLFWTLSRTIPGLNLFLYF
- a CDS encoding glycoside hydrolase family 13 protein is translated as MQVQTPDWVKHAVFYQIFPDRFAKADPPSGSYLPTPTQFEPWNEPPTAQGYKGGNLWGVIEKLDYLQELGITAIYLTPIFQSACNHRYHTHDYYQIDPILGGNEAFEALLDRAHARNIKVVIDGVFNHASRGFYFFNDILENGPYSPWLDWFRIEKWPLSAYDGDRPANYVSWVGNRALPQFNHDNPEVREYIMQVGEHWIRQGVDGWRLDVPFEVKTPGFWVEFRDRIKALNPDAYIVGEVWKDAAQWLDGRQFDAVMNYEFTGPTIAYVAGDRVVRELVEFHDYDPYPALSAEDYGQKMQDLLKLYPWEIQLVQLNLLDSHDTPRMVTLASEDLPSFKLAALLKMTFPGAPCIYYGDEVGVNGGHDPDCRKTFPESSQWNREIYQMYQQLITLRHHYLALRTGNYEILLAQDSLYAFVRTLADAEDVIIAINAGEQPEQLTLEPLSPNPKSLELKYGDRSTAQSLTSQGTTISFELPPRSGCILANT
- a CDS encoding ABC transporter ATP-binding protein, which gives rise to MAIAATGVEMSYLAGHKRIQILKQVDLMIERGQVQLLMGPSGSGKTTLLSILAGLLAPTAGSVCLLGEEITRMSRQQLSQFRLNRLGFIFQGFNLFPALTAAENVEVALNLQGIHGRNARQSAQEMLERVGLGDKGQNRPRDLSGGQKQRVAIARALVTQPEIVMADEPTAALDSKSGHAVMELLRRLAIDDDVTVLMVTHDPRILDVADSVTYLEDGEIREK
- a CDS encoding FtsX-like permease family protein, producing MASLARKNLLEDIPRFLIAQAGIVFAVTLVTVQMGIFRGFLKSTALIPERSEADIWISSEEMVYFELTPSLPVELLFQAREVEGVALAEPLLLPPGQWNGPGGTIAPLRLIGFDPGGELFSPWNLTQGSLARLQTPYTIIVDDSQLDALNLEGLGDRGMINSLPAEVVGVTEGTQSIASSVFVFTSLETANTYATTGIGTSVNCQVDTDGNMACTNTYQRQPRTSSEAIEPPPTPSPLRRSDALTHILIRAEAGEDLQGLKQRLNEALPGTQAFTSQELAQRTRDYWQNRTGIGFVLGFGAGLGVVVGIAIVGQILYSSVSDRLKEFGTLKAMGASDWVLYRVIIEQALWMAVLGYLPGMALCLGLSQWVSSSMGIIILITPASAAGIFLLTTVMCVGSGFFAIQKVTRVDPAIVFKA
- a CDS encoding acylphosphatase, whose product is MTSHETLNDLPATAIRVLISGRVQGVGFRYSTQQKARELGVSGWVRNRRDGSVEAVFEGAPTSVQTAIAWCHHGPAMAEVNHVETFREATQDLCQFDIWPTT
- a CDS encoding WD40 repeat domain-containing protein; its protein translation is MTLMDWTIPLHRQQLDFIKRLQELRQSPGSPLLLNHGHPGVWSEQVTIGGDRLSQIRSHCRQRILSSDPTVSVNQLWEQYLLEELANTAVTLIWSKGLNPIEETPNHFYWREEGSTPQAWVPRVQVLAVSGPATSDLIRPEEVNGCDLLIWVAVEESLDDAYQDYHPIILGFLPSDRLPPQGSFTLDHLWYGGGLDGYIQLAQPQPPRSLDTWLLPLMGGSNYTYPVAIAADGKTLATTSYDGRLKLWRFQESQLQEVLGGRSWSTTPSNLNSEGQTLSTQDTDSIYRTCHAPNGQLLRSLPGLASGVTTILLDASGKWLICGGQEGTIAIWQVETGQKQQSFHAHDGAVRFLAISTPGNTFASTGTDRRLRVWQWQDNTASLIFSKVREGISSITLSPDGSQVGCGLQNGQVDVWDVASGNLCYHLNAHSGPVRSLAISEEGTSLASSSLERTLKLWKTDTGNLEGLRTGQTDPLISLLPYGDGSWIELNLFQGDPPNWTTCQ
- a CDS encoding NAD(P)H-quinone oxidoreductase subunit N: MDVANLASQLNAETILPEGIVLTTLLLVLIGDLISGRKSAKWTPYVAIVGLLAAVAALALQWDNPTPLGFLGAFNSDPLSLIFRGIIALSTAVTLLMSVRYVEQSGTSLAEFIAILMTATLGGMFLAGANELVTVFVALETLSISSYLLTGYMKRDTRSNEAALKYLLIGASSSAVFLYGVSLLYGLSSGQTQLDEIAVVIANSPDSQAIGMAIALVFTITGIAFKISAVPFHQWTPDVYEGSPTPVVAFLSVGSKAAGFAIAIRLLVTAFGSMTDQWHFVFTALAILSMVLGNVVALAQTSMKRMLAYSSIAQAGFVTIGLLAGTDAGYASMMFYLMVYLFMNLGAFTCVILFSLRTGTDRISEYAGLYQKDPLLTLGLSICLLSLGGIPPLAGFFGKIYLFWAGWQAGLYGLVLLGLVTSVVSIYYYIRVVKMMVVKEPQEMSDVVRNYPEVRWNLPGMRPLQVGLVVALVFTSVAGILSNPLFTLANDAVIKSPVLQSATTEVPTVATVIQAPDL